A region from the Microcebus murinus isolate Inina chromosome 27, M.murinus_Inina_mat1.0, whole genome shotgun sequence genome encodes:
- the MBD3L1 gene encoding methyl-CpG-binding domain protein 3-like 1, with product MMAKSLQRKQRDCVSQSKPKPGLSISNPLRMSSYIFKRPVTKITSHLGNEVRSHQWEESLEKPQQVCWQRRLQGLQAYSSSGELLSTLDLAKSLQKLAPGCTGASLPGALAGGLCPGPTPTFARSSDVAEVVPGTGLGSSQILCKQFLVTEEDIRKQERKVELVRERLAIALIADGLANEAEKMQDQEERPEKHCEKKRR from the coding sequence atGATGGCTAAGAGTTTGCAGAGAAAGCAACGTGACTGTGTGAGCCAATCCAAACCAAAGCCTGGCTTAAGCATCTCCAACCCTTTGAGGATGTCCAGCTACATATTCAAAAGGCCAGTTACTAAAATCACGTCCCATCTTGGCAATGAGGTTAGGTCCCACCAATGGGAAGAGAGCCTGGAAAAGCCTCAACAGGTTTGCTGGCAGAGGAGACTTCAAGGACTCCAGGCCTATAGCAGCTCAGGAGAACTTTTAAGTACTTTGGATCTTGCCAAATCCTTGCAAAAGCTCGCACCTGGCTGTACAGGTGCATCCCTGCCAGGGGCTCTTGCTGGTGGTCTGTGTCCCGGTCCCACGCCCACCTTTGCCCGGTCCTCAGATGTGGCGGAGGTTGTTCCTGGAACGGGTCTGGGTAGCTCACAGATCCTCTGCAAACAATTTCTGGTCACGGAGGAAGATATtaggaaacaggaaaggaaagtGGAGTTGGTGAGAGAGAGACTGGCCATAGCATTGATTGCAGACGGACTTGCTAATGAGGCAGAGAAAATGCAAGACCAAGAAGAGCGCCCTGAAAAACActgtgaaaaaaagagaagatag